GAATCTCGTCCTTCGATTTCGCTTCGTCGAAGGCGGCGGGGAAGGGGTCTGCGCCGTTCAAGAGGTTCAGGTAGGAGGCGTGACGGGCTTCGACGGTCGCGATGGTTGCGCCAGCGGTGACCAGTTCTTTGTTCTCGATTTTGTTGATTGCACCGTCGTAGGCGGAGACGCCGGTGTTTTCGAGGACTTGCGCGATGGCGAGAAACTCTTCAGGGGTTTCGAAGCCGAATTCGTATTCGAGTTCGGGGACGGGGTCGCCGCCGAGGTCGGTGATGACCTGCGTGAGGACTTCAGTGTGGGTCGATTCGTGGTCGCCGATGTCCACGATGTTGTTGTAGACGTCCTTGCGGACGCGGGCGCTGAAGCCGTTCAGGGTCTTGCAACGCTCGAAGTCCGTACTACAGAACTGCTCTACGCCGCGGCGGTAGAACACGTCTTCTAAGTGTTCGAGCGTGAGAGCGAAGTTGAGCACGTCCACGTCGGTTGGTGCGTCTTCGTCCTCCTCCTGTGCGCCTGCGGTCCCGACTGCGCTGCCACCCATACCGAGGAGGACAACGCCTGCGGCCGTCCCCTTCGTGAGGAAATCACGGCGGGAGGTGAGTCGGTCGTTTACTGCGCTAATCGCGTGCTGCATCGCGGAGACACCGTCGTTCTCGGCTGGATTGGTAGCCATTGTCTGTAACTCCGCTCGAATCGATGGCGAAGCGCTTGAAAGGAATTTGCCAGACTCTCACCCAAATTCCACACAAATGTCTCCAAACGGGCCGAATATATGCACAAAATATTTTGAATTACCATATTTTTTGTGTTTCGCGGTTGGAATACACGTTCCCCGCCTCTGTGCGGAATCGTGCCTCCGACCGCCCATACATACAAAGCCTCAGTAATCGTATCTCCGATACTACATGCGGGCGCTGGGTTACCGCACAGCAGTCGTCGTCGCAGACCTCGCAGCCCTCGCTTCGGTGGCTGGCGTCCTCGTCGCGGCGTATCTATTCCTTCCAGTTGCCATCCAAGAGCAGTTGACGCTGACTCACGACGCGATTCGACCAGTGGCGTTGCTCACAGCGTCGTACGTCCACCTCTCGGCTGCCCACCTCTGGAACAACGTCGTCGGGTTCGCGAGCGTGTCCGTGGTCGTCTATCTCACGTGCCTCCTCCTTCGAAGACGCCGATGGTTCTGGACGACGTCGCTCTGTTTCCTGGTCGCCGTTCCGATACTCGTCTCACTGTCGAGCTACGCGCTGCTCGCCACCGCACATCCCGGTGCAGTCCGTATCGAGAGCAAAGGATTCTCCGGCGTCGTCGCCGCTTTCGGTGGATTCCTGTTCGTGACGCTCCTCGTCTGGGTGCGGACTCACTACTCGCGCGAACAGGCGCTCTACGTCGGCCAAATCGTTGCAATCGTGTTGCTCGCAGAACTCCTCATCATCTACGCCAGCACGCTCTCGATACTCGAACTCGGGTTGGTGAGTCTCGGCATCGGGTTGCCCCTCGGGGCACTTGGTTACCGAACGCTCGGGCCGACGGCGGCAATTCGCACGCGCCACACCGTTTTCGACGTCGGATTCGTCGTCCTCGTCTGCGCGATGCTCGCGGCGCTCGTCTACGGACTGTTTCCGGCCCAGATCGTCGCTTCCGGGGCTGTGACGAACGTGTACGCCCACTTCGCCGGATTCGTCTGGGGTGTGCTGTTCGCGTGGCTGCTCGAAAAAGTGGCGTGAACGTTAGGCGGCGGGAATCGGTTTGCGCTCTTTCACCGGTCGCTCCGGCATCGTGTGGATGACGACCTTCGCGTCGGTGGCGTTTCGTTCTGCTGGGAGGACGGAGATGGGTTCGGGAATCAACGCCGCTAACTCCTCGATGGAATCGACCGTAATCACCCAGATGTTGCGGTAGACGGTGGTTTTCAGGTGGGCGCGACACGACATAGTCGCCCCGGGGACGATTGGTTCGTCACCAGCTACCGGTGAGCGCGTCGCGTCCTCGCGTTCGATTTCTACGTACATGGGTTTCGTCGCTGCGTGTGGTACACGCAGGAATGTCGAATATAGGCGCGCAAGCGGCTTAGCTTTCGCTCTGGTGTCTGGCGATTTCTCGAAGCGTCGTCGTGTGGACGCGCGGGTCGGGGAAGTCCTCGCAGTACTGATAGCGGTAGGCCAGTTGGATGACACCGTCGCTATCAACGATGAACTCTCCGGGGAGTTGCCAGCCGTTATCCACGAGCGGGCGGCCCGATTGATGGCGGGTTTCCGCGAGTTCGGCACCGGCCTCGGGGTCACGGCGAATCAACTCGGGTGACGCGTCGTAGAACACCTGGGTTGGAATTCCCTCAAGGAGGCCGTAATCGACGTACGTCTTCAGCTCGACGTCACAGAGAATCGGACACGAGATACCGTGTTCTTTGACGTACGCGGCGGCACGCACTGGCTCACCCTGGCCGACAATCACCACCGACGCGCCCGCATCGACGTACGCTGCGATTTCTTCCTTCAGCCGGGCGGCCCGTTCGACGCCACAGCCACAGCCGAACTGACGCCAGAAGAGGATGAGCGCAGGGTCGCCAGTCCAGAACTCGCTCAGCGTTCGGGAGTTCCCCATGTGGTCTTGTAAGGTCACATCCGGCGCGGGGTCGCCAACTTGCACCGGGAGCACCGTCCATCGCGTGCGGGTTGGCCCCCGTTCGAACCCTGTTCGCCACTCGTGTTCCGCATCGTCTAGCTGCCGACCGAATTCACTGCTCATGCGCATCATCTACGTCCCAGTGGGACACAGAGTGACTAGGACGCGCTCTGCGTGGAAAATGATGACTCTACCGACTCGATGGTGAGACTGTTTAAAATATCTGAATATCGGCTACTCGTTTCGCTCTGTATCTCGCTTTCGTCCACGACTCCAAACATTTGTTACGGATTCGCCTGTTGGAGGGGTGTGGTCTACGTCTTTCATGGTCTGCCGGCGGCTGCGTTTTGGCATAGTGATACTGTGTAACATACCACATCTACTTAACCATTTCTTCGACGTGGTAATAACACATTATAGCATATTAAACACCTTAAATATCGCGTTGGTCGCCGTCTCCGTCGGTACAGCCACGGTCCGACCGACGGTCACCCGTTGATATCTTTGTCTTCGAACAGTTCAGCGGCGAGCATCACGAGGCCGAGCGTGACCGCGAGGAGGACCGCCGCGCCGAGCCAGTCGATTTCCCCGAGCGAGAGCACGTCTGCGGGGTCCAGATAGCGGGCGAACGAGAACTGGCCGGCCCACTCATAGTCGGTGCCGCGAGTGAGCGAGTCGAGGAAGTAGGTGGCGAACAGCAACCCGATGGCGACGCCCTGTGCCCGACGTACATCGTCGAACACGACGGAGGCGACCAGGCCGAGCGCGGAGCACGCGGCAAGATAGAGAACGAACAACACGTGGAGTGCCACGAGGTCCGCGAGCGGTACGGACTCGCCGACAAATTGGATGCCGAAGTAGACGGCCAGGAGGGAAACGGCGTTGACGGCGACGTTCACTGGCAGGAGTGCGAGAAACTTCTCGACGACGAATCGCGTTCGGGAGATGGGGTTCACGAGCAACAAGTCTATCGAGCGATTTTCTACCTCGGCTGAGACGAGCGAGGCGGCGGCGTACGCGAAGTAGATGCCGAGGATGAGTAACCAGACGAGCACGTACAACTGGGAAACGAGATAGCCGTCGATGGTCGAAAGCGAGGTGACGCTTCCGACGAAACTCTGGCGGAGCTCCGGTGAGAGCGTGTCGAGGTAGGCGTCTAAATCCACGTCAGACTCCGAGATAGATGGAAAGAGACCGACCGTCAGCGCGATGAGCGCGAGGACGAGAATCGTGAGGGCGGTGGCACCCCGGAGTCGCCTGCGCGCCTCGAACCGGGCGATTTCAAGCACCGGTATCACCGTCGTAAAAGTGCATGAACACGTCCTCTACGGACGTCTCTCTGATGTCGAGGTCGCGGACGGTGTACCTGGCGAGTTCGTCGATGAGACCATCGTAATTCTCGGTGACGATGAGGCGAAGATAGCCCTCCTCGTCGAGTTCGGTGCGGGCGATGCCCGGCATCAAGAACTCGCTGGGGTCGACGGATTCTTCGAGCGAGACGCGGACGACTTTTCCGCTCTTGGCCAGAAGCGCGTCGATGTCTTCGAGCGCCACGAGGCGGCCGTCGCGGATGATGGCGACCTCCTCACAGATTTTCCGCACCTCGCTCAGGATGTGTGTCGAGAAGAAGGTGGTGACCCCCGCGGCCTGTTCTTCGCGCAGAAAGTCGTAGAACCTCTCCTGGACGAGCGGATCGAGCCCGGAGGTCGGTTCGTCCATGATGACGAGTCGGGGGTTGTGCATGAACGCCTGGACGATGGCGAGTTTCTGGCGGTTCCCCCGCGAGTAGGTCTTCACCTTCCTGTCTTCTGGTATCGGAAAGAGCGAGAGGAGTTCCTCCCTTCGGTCGTCCCCGCGCAGGCGAGCGAAGTAGTCGAGCATCCGCGTGCCGGTCGTGTTCCGGTAGAAGCGAAAGTCCCCGGGGATGTGGCCAATCGCCTGTTTCGCCGCGGTCAATGCCGCTGTGTCGGTTACGTCGTGACCGAGGATGCGCGCCGTCCCGCTCGACGGGTGGAGGAGGCCTAGAAGCGTTCTAATAGTCGTGCTCTTTCCCGCGCCGTTCGGGCCTAAGAACCCGAATATCGTCCCCTCGTCCACCGAGAACGTCAGGTCTTCGATGCCCCTGACCTCGCCGTAGTACTTGGTGAGCCCATCGGTTTCGATAAGCGCAGTCACGAGTGGACATAAGCCGGCTGAACATATAGAATCGCTGGCGAGTTGGTGAACCGGAGGACTGGACCGAAACTAGCCCCAACATACCAGTACACACGGTTATCTATCTTCTAAGCATATTTACAGGTATGCACATCGTACGGGCCGTGCTGGTGGTGGTGCTCCTTCTCACGAGCAGCGTCGGCTCCGTCGTCGGGTTTCAGGAGGATACGAGCGTTTCGGGGCGGCCGGAGTTCACCGCGTACATCCCCGAAAACCGCATCGCTCCCGGCACCGACGGCACCGTTTCGTTGTTCCTCGTGAACACGGGGAAAATTCTGGTTTCGGGTGCCGACGAGTTCGAACAACTCGTCCAGACTGCCCGCGCGACGACGGTTTCAGTGACCGCCCCCGAATCGAATCCGATTTCGATACGCACAGGAACGACGCCGGTCGGGACGCTCCCCGAAGGCGTGGCCGGGCCGTATCCGATACGAGTCGTCGTGCCGGACGATACGACGCCTGGCACCTACGAACTGACTGTCACCGTCGAGTTCGAACACACCGCGAAAGTCATCACCAGTCCGGACGGGTCGGTCCGGTTCACCGAGCGGTCGCGCACCGAAGAACTGCCCGTGACCGTCGTCGTCGAAGACCAGGCACAGTTCTCGATTCGCACCGTCGAGTCCGCCGTCGCCGTCGGCGGCACGGGCACCGTCACGCTCGACGTGACCAACGACGGCACGGAACCGGCCCGCGACGCCACGCTTCTGGTCCAATCTGCAGACCCGGAACTCACCTTCGGTGCGGGCGCGGCCAGTGCCGAGAACTTCCTCGGCACGCTGGCTCCGGGGGCCACCACGCGCGTGACCGTCCGGGCTGGACTGGCCACGGACGCGCTGGTTCGTAACTACGCCGCCACCGCCACCGTCCAGTATAAGGATGCAGCAGGCCTAGAACAGCAGTCCGGAACCACCTCGCTCGGTATCCAGCCTCAATCGGGCCAGCCTTTCAGCATCGAGAACGTGACCAGCACGCTCCGCGTGGGCGGCGACGGGACGGTTTCGGGCAGCGTCGTCAACACTGGGGGCGTGGCCGTGACGGACGTGGTCGTGATGCTCGAACCGGTCGCCCCGCCGCTCGTCGCTCAGAACACCGCGATTCCTGTGGGGGACCTCGAACCGGGTGAGCGCGCCGCGTTCGAATATACGGTCGCCGTCGTCCCGAACGCCACCGCCGGGACGCGCCGCCTCTCAGCGACGGTGGAGTACCGCTCCCCGGCCGGGAAACAGGTGACTGCACCGTTCTCGCTCGCGATTCCCGTCGCACAGAAACGCGACCAGTTCAGCGTCACGCCGGTAAACGCAACGTTCGAAGTCGATTCGAGCGGCATCCTCGTCGTTCGACTCACGAACGAAGGCGACACCCAGGTCACCGACGTCACCGCCCAGCTACAGCCCGTCGAACCGCTTTCGAGCGCCGACGCCACGACGTTCGTCTCGCGGCTCGACGCTGGTGAATCGGCAACCCTGCGCTTCGACCTCGACGTTTCCGACGACGCCATCCCGAAGACGCAGGTCGCAACGCTCGCTCTCAGCTACGAGTCCGCAACTAGAACCGCACGGGTCGAATCGCAACCGATTCCGGTCACGGTCGTGGCGGGTGAACCACAGTCGATTCCAGTCGAAGCGGTCGGACTCGTCGTGGTTGCCGTCGTGGTCGCCTCGGTCTGGTGGTACAGACGCCGGTAGCGTTGCCACTCACCGGGTCGAAAAAGGGAAAAGGACCGGATTAGTCGTCGTCAGCGGGGGTTTCGCCACCCGTCATCGGACCTTCCGAGTCCGGTCTGATACCCCGGGCGGAACTCATCCAGCCGGCGATGTTCTGTGCGACGTAGTCCTTGCCACCCCAGCCGAGGGCGATACCCACGCCGAGTGCGAGTGCGACGGCGATGCCGCCCGCAAACGCGGTCGCGAGGATGTAGAGCAGTTCGACGTCCACGCCCATCGTGTCGAGACCGATGACGACGACGGTGAAGTACAGGAACAGGCGCACGCCCGTGGCGAACCAGCTCGTGTACGCCGTCTCCGTCGCGGCGCGCGTCCGCTGAATCGCGTCACCGATGAAGTCAGCGACGACGAACCCCAACACGATGATGAGGAGCCCGGCGATGAGCGACGGCAGGTACGTGACGGCCTCCGAAATCCACTGGCTTAACAGCGGAACGGCGAGTGCGTCCGCGGCCGCGAGCACGGCCACGGCCAGCACGAAGACGTAGGCGAGCAGCCCAAACGAGTGAGATACTGCCTTTTCTGTCCCACCCAATATGTCGCCGAGCGGCGTCGAAAGAACGACGCGGTCGAGTTCGATGCGGTCTGCGATGAATTCGACGACGCGCATCGCGGCGCGTGCGACGATCCACCCGATGAGCAGGATGAGCAGGGCACCGACCAGGTTCGGGATAAACGCAATCACGTCGTTTATCAACGCAGTCAGTGAGTCCTGCAACGATCCAACTTGAAGTATGATAAGGTCTCCCCTCACGGTTTCACACCACTCCGTATAATGTTGCTATCAGAGCATATCTGTTTCGTAAGTTAGGAACTGCTTACGAAGCCGACTGATACTGATTATGGATGCTGTTTTCAGATTTATCCACCCAATATATCAAAATTAATAAGTAATACTTGGTTCGGAGATAGTCGCCACAGCCCGGCGGTTCACCAACGGTCCTGAACCGACCGACAGCTGGGTTATGACGTGCCTGCCGCCGAAACCGGGAAACTCGCCATATTTTGAACGTCCGAGAATTATCACGTTATATGGTCATTCGGAAACCCATTCACGATAAGATTGTAAAATTTACACAATTCGATGGTAGTCTGTCAATAACCAAGCGCAACTGTAGATACATTTAATAGGTCATCCAACCATGCAATGAAGGTTGCAAGGGGGGTAAGTTAGCATGAAGCAATGTTCCAACTGTGGGGGGTTCGTTACGCCAGACTTCGTCCGTGTGTTCGGCATAAACAACAACGAAGTATGGGCGTGTTTGAATTGTACGACAATCACTGACTTAGAAAAGTACGCGGGGACGATGTACGGCCACGCAGAACACTCGTCAGGCGTCCGGTGGACCAACACCACCTCGTAGACACACGCCATTCATTTTTTCACCGGTCAACCAGCATGCCCGTAGACGTGGATTTCCAGGTAGAACGTCCACACAAGCCTACACATCCGCCTGGTCGTGTAACAGGGGCACCCACCCGCTTCAGGAACCTTAACACGGTGGAGTGAGTAGGGTTTCCATGGGCAATTCAGGTGGTGCACGCTTGCCCGGCGTCTCCCACGAAACGGGACCCGAGCGCATCATCTTGCACGTCGATATGGACTGTTTTTACGCGGCGTGCGAACGACTTCGCGAACCCACGCTCCGCGGACAACCCGTCGTCGTCGGGATGGGCTACGAACCCGGCGAAGCCATCGGCGCGGTGGCCACAGCGAGTTACGAGGCGCGTGCCTTCGGCGTCGAGAGCGCCCAACCCATCTCGAAGGCGCTCGAACTCCTCCCCCGCATCGACGACGCAGACGACGGCGAGGCAGGCGGCTACTACCGCCCGGTGGACATCTCCTTCTACAAGGAGGTGAGTGCAGAGGTGAAAACCATCCTTCGAGACTGCGCCGACACCCTGCGAGAGGTGAGCATCGACGAAGCCTACCTCGACGTCACAGACCGCACGGCGTGGGAGAAAACCCCGGACGGAACCCGGACGCTCGCAGAGGGGTACGCCCGCTACGTCAAACAGCGCATCGCCCGCAAGGTGGGCGTGACCGCGAGTATCGGCGTCGCGCCGAACATGAGCGCGGCGAAAGTCGCGAGCGATTTCGAGAAACCTGACGGCCTCACCGTCGTCGAACCCGGGACGGTCCGGGAGTTTCTCGCACCGCTCGACATCGAGTTCGTCCACGGCATCGGCCCGGTCACGGCGCGGAAACTGCGGGAGATGGACATCGAGACGGCGGGCGACCTTGCCAGCGCGGACCGCCAGCAACTAGTCGACCGATTCGGCGAACGAGGCCGAGAGATGCACGACCGGGCGAACGGCGACGACGCTCGCGAGGTCGAACCGGTGGGCAAGCCAAAGAGTTTCTCGCGGGAGTCTGCCTTCCCGCAGACGGCCGACGCGGACCAGCACCGCAAGACGGTGCGTCGACTCGCCAAGGCGGTCGCCGAACGCGCAGACCGCGAGGGAGCCCTCTACCAGACGATTGGCATCAAGGTAGTGACGCCACCGTTCGACGTGAACACCCGCGCAACGTCGCTATCCGGCCCGGTACAGGACGCTTCGCTCGTCGAATCCGTAGCGCTCTCCTTGCTCACCGAATTCGAAGGGGAGACGGCGAGAAAACTCGGCGTTCGCGTGTCGAAACTCTCGTTCGCGGCAGAAGACCAGGCCAGCCTCGATAGCTGGGGCAGCGATGGCGGCGAGCAATCCACCCCGGAAAACCACGCTCGCCGCGGCCAGCGGTCGCTGTCAGAATTCGACTGAGCCTACCACGGGGCAAATTGCGGGTCACCGAGACGACGTTCTTGCTGAATGCCGTCGATGAGCGCCACGTCCTCGGCGTCGAGGTCGAGAAATTGACTCTTCCAATTCTGTTCGATGTGCGCCCGGCCCGTCGCCTTCGGGATGGGGACCACGCCTTTTTCGAGGAGCCACGCGAGCGTCACCTGCTCGGGCGTCGTCTCGTGTTTTGCTGCGACTTCGCGTACCTGTGGAACCTCTTCGACGTCACCGTGCATGAGCGGGGAGTACGCGACGAGCGCGATGTCGTGGCGTGCGCAGTACTCGCGCAGTTCGGGCTGCTGGAGCAGCGGGTGCATCTCGACCTGATTCGCGCTGATGGGGGCGTCACAGGTCTCACGAGCCTCGGAGAGGAGTTCGGGCGTGAAATTGCTCACGCCGATGTGTGAGACCAGACCGTCGTCTCTGAGGGCTGCGAAGGCAGCGAGCGTCTCTTCCGGGTCGTATTCGTCTGCAGGCCAGTGGACGTACATCATATCAACCGACTCGACCCTGAGGCGGTCGAGACTGGCCTTCGTCGTCCGAATCACGTCCTCGTAGGCGAGATTGTCGAACCAGACCTTCGAGGCGAGGAAGATGTCTTTTCGAGGAACCGTCGAGGTGCGAATTCCCTCGCCGACGGCCTCCTCGTTCCCGTAGTACTGGGCCGTGTCGATGTGGCGATACCCTACGTCGAGCGCGTGGCGGACACTCCCAACGCACGCGCCGAAATCCGTGTTCTTCCACGTCCCGAGGCCGAGAGCTGGAATCCCATGGACCGGTGGGTGGGTCACAGCGTCATCCATGCAGTCTGTGACCTGTTGGGATACAATAATGTTTGGGAACCGTGAGAGCGTTTTTATCGCCGGGCGGTCTCGGTCTGTGCATGAACAAACTCGCGGGTGCAGGCGCGGGACGCTGGGAACTCGCTCCGCACGCCTACATCATCGTTTACGAGGCTCCCGCCGGCGACGAACTCATCACCATCTACGACTGCGGGGCGGCACAGAAACCGCCGTCCGCGCAGTTCATCGGTCACCTCGTCCGGGTGGACGCAAACTGCGACGTCAGTCAGACACAGACCGGGTACATCGTGCGGATGCACGAGTCCGCCCACCTCGAAGAACAGGACGACGACCACTGGGTCATTCGCGCCTGATGCTGGATCGAGGGTGACAGCCAACACTATATAATGCATGCCTGCGACCATGTGGATACGAGCACATGGCAGACGTAGAAACTATCACAGTCGCAGAAGTGAGCGACGGGCCGGGGGGAGAGGGCACGGTCGGGGCGGAAATCACGCTTCCGGTCGTCGAAGTGCTCACCGGCCGTGGGTTCATCACGGGCAAATCCGGGTCGGGGAAGTCGAACACGGCGAGCGTCGTCGCCGAAAAACTGCTCTCTAACAACTTTCCCATCCTCATCGTGGACACCGACGGCGAGTACTACGGCCTCAAAGAGAAATTCGAGTTACTCCACGTCGGCGCGGACGAGGAGTGTGACATCGTGGTCGGGCCGGAACACGCAGAGAAAATCGCCTCGCTCGCCCTCGAAGGGAACGTCCCCATCATCCTCGACGTGTCTGGCTACCTCGACGAGAACGAGGCGAAAGACCTGCTGACCGCCGTCTCGAAACAACTGTTCGCCAAAGAGAAGAAACTCAAGAAGCCGTTTTTGATGCTCGTAGAGGAGGTCCACGAGTATCTCCCCGAAGGCCCGGGTCTCGACGAGTGCGGACGAATGCTCATCAAAATCGGCAAGCGCGGGCGCAAACACGGCCTCGGCGTCACGGGCATCAGCCAGCGACCCGCCGACGTGAAAAAGGACTTCATCACACAGTGTGACTGGCTCGTCTGGCACCGCCTGACCTGGGGCAACGACACGAAAGTCGTCAAACGCGTCCTCGGAACCGAGTACGCGAACGCCATCGAGAGCATGGGCGACGGCGAGGCGTTCTTGATGACCGACTGGGCCGAAACCATCCGCCGAGTCCAGTTCCAGCGCAAGACCACCTTCGACGCTGGGGCCACACCCGGTCTGGACGACTTCGAACGTCCCGACCTGAAGTCGGTGAGCGACTCGCTCGTCTCCGAGTTGAAGGAGATTACCGACAAGCGCGAACACCACGAAAACGAAGTCGAGCGGCTCGAAGCCAAACTCAAGAAGAAAGACGACCGAATTGCCCAGCTCGAATCCGAACTTGCAGACGCCCGCGACATGAGCCGGATGGCAGACCAGTTCGCCCAGGCGATGCTCGACAACACCCAGCCCTCGCGGATGCGGCCCGAGGAACAATCCGGCCTCGACCAGTATGACCAGCCGACGGCGAACGGCGAAGCCAAATCACAACCCCAAGAAGCTGAAGACGCCGTTCCAGAGCCCTCCTTCGAAGAACTCCCAATCGGCGAGAATCGGCCACTCGTAAAGCAACTCAGAGGGGCGATTTCGGACCTCGACCCGATTGCCCGGGGAATGCTCGCCTACTACTGTGAATCAGGGCCGGCAGAGCCGATGGACGCCTACGTCGCCGCCGGTGGGGAGGCAGACCGCCCCATCGCTTACAACCACAACGGGATACTCGTCCGGGCGGGTGTGGTAACGCACGTCGGGCGCGGCCTGTACGACTACTGCGTCCCGGAGTTCGTCGAAGCCGCACACGACGGCCGTCTCAGCGACGCGGAGTTCGAAGAAATCATCGAGGCCATCGAAACGCAGTTCCTCGCGGACGCGGGCCTGGTCTAAAGCCCGGACACGAGGTCGCGCAGCGCGGCCACCGGGTCGTCTGCTTTTGCGACGCCGCTCGCGAGCAGGACACCTTCTGCGCCGAGGTTGCGCGAGGCGACGACGTCTTCTCCAGTCGAGATGCCCGCGCCACAGAGAACGGACACCGAGTCATCGACGGCGGTCGCGGCCTCGACTGCGCCGGTCACGATGTCCGGGTCCGCCTTGCTCACGGGCGTTCCCGTCCCGATGAGTTCCGGGGGTTCGACGGCGACGGCGTCCGGGCCGAGGGCCGCGGCGGCCCCGACCTGTGCGGGGTTGTTCGCACAGACGATGGTCTCCAGGTCGGTACGTTCTGCGGCGCGGACGCTTGCGTCGATGTCGGCGAGTTTCAGCCGCTTTTCGGAGTGATTGATGAGCGTGCCGACCGCACCGGCGTCGGCGACGGCTTCTGCCAGCGTACTCCCCGTGTTGGAACCGTACTCGACGGGACTGACGTGCTGGGCCCACGTCTCGACGCCCGTCTCAGCAACGGCGGCGAGGTGCGCAGCTTGTGGGGCGACGGCGATTCGCGTGTCAGACTCCTCGGCGACGGTCGCTGCGGCCTCCGCGATGGCGACGGGGTCGCACGGGTAGGCCTTCAGGTTTACGAGAACGAACATACCGGGAGGCGATTCCCCGGCGACAAATAGATTGCGAGACGACTCGCGTCAGTTGTCCTTGCGCTTTACCACGTCGCCGAGGGTTGTCGTCGTCGAGGCGCTGCCGTCCCACTCAGAGTCCGTGTCGGCGCTCTCAGAGAGGCTGATGCCCAGCGAGCGTTCGAGTTTCTTCTGGACGGAGTCGCTCGGCAGGATGTCACCGCGTTCGAGTTTGCGGATGAGACTCGCCTTCTCGTTCAGTTTCTTCGCGAGGTCTTCCTGACTCAGCCCCT
This sequence is a window from Haladaptatus sp. QDMS2. Protein-coding genes within it:
- the tpiA gene encoding triose-phosphate isomerase, translated to MFVLVNLKAYPCDPVAIAEAAATVAEESDTRIAVAPQAAHLAAVAETGVETWAQHVSPVEYGSNTGSTLAEAVADAGAVGTLINHSEKRLKLADIDASVRAAERTDLETIVCANNPAQVGAAAALGPDAVAVEPPELIGTGTPVSKADPDIVTGAVEAATAVDDSVSVLCGAGISTGEDVVASRNLGAEGVLLASGVAKADDPVAALRDLVSGL
- a CDS encoding DUF87 domain-containing protein, which translates into the protein MADVETITVAEVSDGPGGEGTVGAEITLPVVEVLTGRGFITGKSGSGKSNTASVVAEKLLSNNFPILIVDTDGEYYGLKEKFELLHVGADEECDIVVGPEHAEKIASLALEGNVPIILDVSGYLDENEAKDLLTAVSKQLFAKEKKLKKPFLMLVEEVHEYLPEGPGLDECGRMLIKIGKRGRKHGLGVTGISQRPADVKKDFITQCDWLVWHRLTWGNDTKVVKRVLGTEYANAIESMGDGEAFLMTDWAETIRRVQFQRKTTFDAGATPGLDDFERPDLKSVSDSLVSELKEITDKREHHENEVERLEAKLKKKDDRIAQLESELADARDMSRMADQFAQAMLDNTQPSRMRPEEQSGLDQYDQPTANGEAKSQPQEAEDAVPEPSFEELPIGENRPLVKQLRGAISDLDPIARGMLAYYCESGPAEPMDAYVAAGGEADRPIAYNHNGILVRAGVVTHVGRGLYDYCVPEFVEAAHDGRLSDAEFEEIIEAIETQFLADAGLV